A single genomic interval of Lathyrus oleraceus cultivar Zhongwan6 chromosome 7, CAAS_Psat_ZW6_1.0, whole genome shotgun sequence harbors:
- the LOC127106749 gene encoding F-box/kelch-repeat protein At1g74510 encodes MSKNIEDRVEDPKEMQEQKNQEEGNEKIVIFPSLSKRNNNEKRHVGETSDPCFLIQQLGRDISIHCLLLLSRSDYGSIAALNTSFRSLIRSGELYQLRRKMRIIEHWVYFSCEALKWEAFDPNRGRWMQLPKMICDEYFMLSDKESLAIGTELLVFGKELMAPKIYKYSLLTNMWSVGKMLNTPRCLFASASFGGIGILAGGCDMRGNILSSAELYNSDTGKWETLPNMNKARKMCSGVFMDGKFYVVGGIAADKITQLTCGEEFDMTTKEWREIPNMFSIRNEVLERPPPSGSPPLIAVVKNVLYAADYSQQEVKKYVKGNNSWVTIGGFPQQANSMNGWGLAFRACGDKLVFIGGHSLYDGGMLEINAWVPDENAPHWNRLATKKSRNFVYNCTVMGC; translated from the coding sequence ATGTCTAAAAACATAGAAGACCGAGTGGAAGATCCTAAGGAAATGCAAGAGCAAAAGAATCAAGAAGAGGGAAATGAAAAGATTGTCATTTTCCCTTCCCTTTCAAAAAGAAATAACAATGAAAAACGACATGTTGGTGAGACTTCTGATCCATGTTTTCTTATTCAACAACTTGGTCGGGATATATCAATTCATTGTCTCCTTCTATTGTCAAGATCTGATTATGGATCAATTGCTGCATTAAATACAAGTTTTAGATCACTAATTCGATCTGGGGAGCTTTATCAACTTAGGAGAAAAATGAGAATAATAGAACATTGGGTTTACTTCAGTTGTGAAGCTCTTAAATGGGAGGCATTTGACCCAAATCGTGGTCGATGGATGCAATTACCTAAAATGATTTGCGATGAATACTTTATGTTGTCTGATAAGGAGTCGTTGGCTATTGGTACCGAGCTTTTAGTTTTTGGTAAGGAATTAATGGCTCCTAAAATTTATAAGTATAGTCTTCTAACAAATATGTGGTCAGTTGGGAAGATGTTGAATACTCCCAGGTGCTTGTTTGCTTCTGCTAGCTTTGGAGGAATTGGCATATTAGCGGGTGGATGTGATATGCGTGGTAACATCTTAAGCTCTGCTGAGCTCTATAACTCTGACACTGGAAAATGGGAAACCCTTCCAAACATGAATAAAGCAAGAAAGATGTGTTCAGGTGTATTTATGGATGGGAAATTTTATGTCGTTGGTGGGATTGCAGCTGACAAAATAACACAACTTACATGCGGTGAAGAGTTTGATATGACGACAAAAGAATGGCGTGAAATACCTAACATGTTCTCAATACGAAATGAGGTGCTTGAGAGACCACCGCCTTCTGGGTCACCTCCTTTGATTGCTGTTGTAAAAAATGTATTGTATGCTGCTGATTATTCACAACAGGAAGTAAAGAAGTATGTTAAAGGAAACAATTCATGGGTTACCATTGGAGGATTTCCTCAACAAGCAAATTCAATGAATGGTTGGGGACTAGCATTTCGGGCATGTGGAGATAAGCTAGTATTTATTGGAGGTCATAGTCTTTATGATGGAGGCATGCTTGAGATTAATGCTTGGGTTCCAGACGAAAATGCCCCACACTGGAACCGACTTGCGACAAAGAAATCAAGGAATTTTGTTTATAACTGCACTGTGATGGGATGTTGA